In a genomic window of Chryseobacterium sp. G0162:
- a CDS encoding nuclear transport factor 2 family protein — MHHQEFAQMWINAWNSHDLESILTHYSDDIEITTPMIAMATGGKESSLNGKEAVRDYWRKALDKFPDLHFDLIHSTAGVNSVALFYRSIMDKHAVEVMFFNEEGKINKMYAHYD, encoded by the coding sequence ATGCATCATCAAGAATTCGCTCAAATGTGGATAAATGCTTGGAACTCTCACGATTTAGAGAGTATCCTCACCCACTATTCTGATGATATTGAGATTACCACCCCCATGATTGCTATGGCTACCGGAGGAAAAGAAAGTTCTTTAAATGGAAAAGAAGCCGTTCGTGATTACTGGAGAAAGGCGCTGGATAAGTTTCCGGATCTGCATTTTGATCTGATTCATTCCACAGCAGGGGTAAATTCTGTAGCATTATTTTATAGGTCTATCATGGATAAACATGCTGTAGAAGTAATGTTTTTTAATGAAGAAGGAAAAATAAATAAAATGTACGCTCATTATGATTAA
- a CDS encoding DinB family protein — MTDFQKYIQRYLDQIPSENWLAELKISEDKTVGIYSNLTEEQSKFAYAEGKWTLKALLLHLSDTERVFQYRILAFARGDKNNLPGFDENEYADQSFASERSLESLVEEYKLVRKSTQILLETMNPAALQYTGIANGNEISVETIAKLIIGHNYHHLNIIEERYLSKLGWM; from the coding sequence ATGACAGATTTTCAAAAATACATTCAAAGATACTTAGACCAGATTCCATCAGAGAATTGGTTGGCTGAATTAAAAATATCAGAAGACAAAACAGTAGGAATTTATTCTAATCTTACTGAAGAGCAATCAAAATTTGCCTACGCTGAAGGTAAATGGACATTGAAAGCATTACTCCTTCACTTATCCGATACTGAAAGAGTTTTTCAATACAGAATACTAGCTTTTGCCAGAGGTGATAAAAACAATCTTCCGGGGTTTGATGAAAATGAATACGCAGATCAGTCTTTCGCCAGTGAAAGATCATTAGAATCTTTAGTGGAAGAGTATAAACTGGTAAGGAAATCTACTCAGATTCTATTGGAGACGATGAATCCAGCAGCTTTACAATATACAGGTATTGCCAATGGTAACGAAATCTCAGTGGAGACCATAGCGAAACTGATTATTGGGCATAATTATCACCACCTGAATATTATTGAGGAGAGATATTTATCTAAATTGGGATGGATGTGA
- a CDS encoding TonB-dependent receptor plug domain-containing protein: protein MDIKRSLILFLSSYGCFLFGQEKAVDTIYIFDSQMNKVKQFHPVKTIHAEDVEKNSSNLSEVLRFQSSIYIKENGRGGTASPSFRGTTAQQTSFVWNGINVNSNFLGQGDVNNISLFGYDQIGIKAGGGSVTYGSGAIGGSIHLDNSLNFNQGFHGSLFSEAGSFNTFNNFVKGSYSNDKFSFKASGNYSISENAYEVNKEPRNYINLNGEYYNTNFNISAAYKFAPHHQISWISEWFNGQQHFPILFDRETETKYQTQNVRSLISWDWNKTRFNNSFKAAYTEENFQYFNDIDRPKFSSGTGRNYILKNDFNYFLTSKWNFNIIGEYQFNKGEGYGSGIDHVSRNMGSIAGLIRYFPTTDLRFEAGIRQDFVGVTKSPLLFSFSGKWNALDWYNLGLSVSRNFRAPSFNDLYWRPGGNENLKPETSYQFELRNQFKAGDFKLSLVPYYMDIRDMIRWLPTSFGYYSPVNTEHVRSYGVEAQAEFAKRFGKHFLNVGLGYAYTNSQDLEKKKQLMYVPFHKFTGNIDYQYEFIKVYAQGLFTGLTYTDSNEKKSEALKEYFVMNAGVGATFLKNYTLGFKINNIFNQTYYTMFAYPLPGRNYSVNLNINF, encoded by the coding sequence ATGGATATAAAAAGATCTCTAATACTATTTTTGTCATCTTATGGCTGTTTTCTTTTCGGACAGGAGAAAGCTGTAGATACTATTTATATTTTCGACAGCCAGATGAACAAGGTGAAACAATTTCACCCTGTGAAAACAATTCATGCTGAAGATGTTGAAAAAAACTCCAGTAACCTTTCCGAAGTATTAAGATTTCAGTCTTCCATTTATATTAAAGAAAACGGACGTGGTGGAACTGCCTCACCATCATTTAGAGGTACTACTGCTCAACAGACTTCTTTTGTTTGGAATGGAATTAATGTTAATTCCAATTTTCTAGGGCAAGGAGATGTGAACAATATTTCCCTATTCGGATATGACCAGATCGGAATAAAAGCAGGGGGAGGAAGTGTGACTTATGGTTCCGGCGCTATTGGAGGAAGTATTCACCTGGACAACAGCCTTAATTTCAATCAAGGTTTTCACGGCAGTCTATTTTCTGAAGCAGGATCTTTTAATACTTTTAATAATTTTGTTAAAGGCTCATACAGCAATGATAAATTCAGTTTTAAGGCTTCAGGAAATTATTCTATCAGTGAGAATGCTTATGAGGTGAATAAAGAACCCCGGAATTATATAAATCTTAACGGAGAATATTACAATACAAATTTTAATATTTCAGCTGCTTATAAATTCGCTCCACATCATCAGATTTCATGGATTTCTGAATGGTTTAATGGTCAACAGCATTTTCCAATCTTATTTGACAGAGAAACGGAAACAAAATATCAGACTCAAAATGTAAGAAGCCTAATTTCCTGGGATTGGAATAAGACCCGTTTTAATAACTCTTTTAAAGCAGCTTATACGGAAGAAAATTTCCAGTATTTTAATGATATAGACAGACCTAAATTCAGTAGTGGAACTGGAAGGAATTATATTCTGAAGAATGATTTCAATTATTTTCTTACCTCAAAGTGGAACTTCAATATTATTGGAGAATACCAATTTAATAAAGGTGAAGGTTATGGTTCAGGAATAGACCATGTCAGTAGAAATATGGGGTCCATTGCTGGATTGATAAGATATTTTCCTACCACTGATTTACGTTTTGAAGCAGGAATAAGACAGGATTTTGTTGGAGTGACTAAGTCGCCTCTTTTATTTTCTTTTTCAGGAAAATGGAATGCTTTAGATTGGTATAATCTGGGATTAAGTGTTTCAAGGAATTTCAGAGCTCCTTCTTTCAATGATTTGTATTGGAGACCGGGTGGAAATGAAAATTTAAAACCGGAAACTTCTTATCAGTTTGAATTGAGAAACCAATTTAAAGCTGGTGATTTTAAACTCTCTCTGGTTCCTTATTATATGGATATCAGAGATATGATAAGATGGCTTCCTACTTCCTTTGGATATTATAGTCCTGTAAATACTGAGCATGTAAGATCTTATGGAGTAGAAGCTCAAGCAGAATTTGCTAAACGCTTTGGAAAACATTTTCTGAATGTAGGTTTAGGATATGCCTATACAAATTCCCAGGATCTTGAAAAGAAGAAACAGCTGATGTATGTGCCATTTCATAAGTTTACCGGAAATATTGATTATCAGTATGAATTTATAAAAGTATACGCTCAGGGATTGTTTACCGGACTTACCTATACAGATTCCAATGAGAAGAAAAGTGAGGCACTGAAAGAATATTTTGTTATGAATGCTGGTGTTGGGGCTACGTTTTTAAAGAATTATACTTTGGGCTTTAAGATTAATAATATTTTCAATCAGACTTATTATACTATGTTTGCTTATCCGTTACCCGGAAGAAATTACAGTGTAAATTTAAATATCAACTTTTAA
- the tnpA gene encoding IS200/IS605 family transposase, producing MPFIKIYVHLVFSTRNRTPHLNTFDLRIKVWKHIKEYATEKGIFLDMINGYSDHCHCLVSLGSHQNIEKIVQLLKGESSYWINKHQLTKDKFSWQDEYFAVSVSETKLDVVRNYIKNQEKHHQKKSFTEEYREFIEKYNFNV from the coding sequence ATGCCCTTTATCAAAATTTATGTTCACCTTGTTTTCTCAACAAGAAACAGAACGCCCCATCTCAATACATTCGATCTAAGAATAAAAGTGTGGAAGCACATCAAAGAATATGCAACAGAAAAAGGAATTTTCTTAGATATGATCAATGGATATTCAGATCATTGCCATTGCCTGGTTTCCTTAGGATCCCATCAGAATATAGAAAAAATTGTACAATTATTGAAGGGAGAGTCATCTTATTGGATCAATAAACATCAACTTACCAAAGATAAATTTTCCTGGCAGGATGAATACTTTGCTGTTTCTGTTTCCGAAACTAAATTAGATGTTGTAAGGAATTATATTAAGAATCAGGAAAAGCATCATCAGAAAAAGAGTTTCACAGAGGAATATCGGGAATTTATTGAAAAATATAATTTTAATGTGTAA
- a CDS encoding L-threonylcarbamoyladenylate synthase has protein sequence MEPIIEILKSGGTILYPTDTIWGIGCDATNIEAVNKIFDIKKREKNKSMIILVESEKRLQDLVDVPEMAWEIIDLSEKPVTIVYENPRGLPKELLAEDGSIGIRLVKNDFCKKLITKLNKPLVSTSANFSGDKSPLKFSDISPEIISLVDYAVEEDREKVSKYSGSSVIKIWSDNRIKVLRE, from the coding sequence ATGGAACCTATTATTGAAATATTAAAATCCGGCGGAACGATTCTATACCCTACTGATACCATTTGGGGAATTGGTTGTGATGCCACCAATATAGAAGCTGTCAACAAAATTTTTGACATCAAAAAACGTGAAAAAAACAAGTCTATGATTATTCTGGTAGAATCAGAAAAAAGACTTCAGGATTTGGTGGATGTCCCTGAAATGGCTTGGGAAATTATTGACTTAAGCGAAAAACCGGTAACCATCGTTTATGAAAATCCCAGAGGCTTGCCTAAAGAATTGCTTGCGGAAGATGGCAGCATCGGAATCAGATTGGTGAAGAATGATTTTTGTAAAAAACTAATCACCAAGCTGAATAAGCCTTTGGTTTCTACTTCTGCTAATTTCAGTGGTGATAAAAGTCCATTGAAATTCTCTGATATTTCTCCGGAAATCATCAGTCTTGTAGATTATGCTGTAGAAGAAGACAGAGAGAAAGTTTCAAAATACTCAGGATCTTCTGTAATCAAAATATGGAGTGATAACAGGATAAAAGTTCTTAGAGAGTAA
- a CDS encoding GNAT family N-acetyltransferase, with protein MKNTRKAVIADLPQLAESFDQYRIFYHKSSDIPAASDFLQERIENKDSEIFVAEENKTLTGFVQLYPIFSSTRMQRYWLLNDLYVNANHRGKGYSKELIEKAKELCKASNACGILLETGKSNDVGNQLYPACGFELYDSVNFYEWINK; from the coding sequence ATGAAAAATACGAGAAAAGCAGTCATTGCAGATTTACCTCAATTAGCTGAATCGTTCGATCAATACAGAATATTCTATCACAAATCATCCGATATTCCTGCTGCTTCAGATTTTCTTCAGGAAAGAATTGAAAATAAAGACTCTGAAATTTTTGTTGCAGAAGAAAACAAAACTCTTACTGGTTTTGTACAATTATACCCTATATTTTCTTCCACCAGAATGCAGCGTTATTGGCTGCTGAATGATCTATACGTCAATGCTAACCATAGAGGAAAAGGCTACTCTAAAGAGCTTATTGAAAAAGCAAAAGAACTCTGCAAAGCTTCAAACGCCTGTGGAATCTTACTTGAAACAGGAAAAAGTAATGATGTAGGTAATCAATTGTATCCTGCCTGTGGTTTTGAGTTGTATGACTCCGTCAATTTTTACGAGTGGATAAATAAATAA
- a CDS encoding cystathionine gamma-synthase → MNFNTKVIHGGQHHESATGSVNVPVFLTSTFAQKSPGVHSGYEYSRAANPTRQALEDSLASIENGARGLAFGSGLAAIDCVLKLLNPGDEVIAVDDLYGGTYRMFTRLFEKYQLKFTFVNFDDVSKIADVITDKTKLIWVETPTNPLMKLVDIKAVVDIAKGKDILVAVDNTFATPYIQRPIDLGADIVMHSATKYLGGHSDVIAGALIAKDAELGEKLHFIQFASGGILGPHDSYLVLRGIKTLALRMQRHSDNGLAVAKYLETHPAVDKVIYPGLESHPQYELAKSQMKESGGMVSFTFKSGKKEDAIKFLEKVKVFTLAESLGGVESLANHPALMTHASIPAEKRAELGITDDLVRLSVGIEDADDLIADLERAFS, encoded by the coding sequence ATGAATTTTAATACCAAAGTAATTCACGGAGGGCAGCATCATGAGTCTGCAACGGGATCTGTAAACGTTCCTGTATTTTTAACCTCTACGTTTGCACAGAAAAGCCCTGGAGTACATTCAGGATACGAATATTCAAGAGCAGCTAACCCTACAAGACAGGCGTTAGAAGATTCTTTAGCCAGTATTGAAAATGGAGCAAGAGGCTTAGCTTTCGGTTCTGGTCTTGCTGCTATCGACTGCGTTTTGAAGTTATTAAATCCTGGTGATGAGGTAATCGCGGTAGATGATCTTTATGGAGGAACCTACAGAATGTTTACCAGACTTTTTGAAAAATATCAGCTGAAGTTCACGTTTGTGAATTTTGATGATGTTTCTAAAATTGCAGATGTAATTACAGATAAAACCAAACTAATCTGGGTAGAAACTCCAACGAACCCATTGATGAAACTGGTAGATATCAAAGCTGTAGTAGACATTGCTAAAGGAAAAGATATCTTAGTTGCTGTAGACAATACTTTTGCAACGCCTTATATTCAAAGACCAATTGACCTGGGAGCTGATATCGTGATGCACTCTGCTACCAAATATTTAGGGGGACACTCTGACGTAATTGCTGGTGCTCTTATTGCTAAAGATGCGGAATTGGGTGAAAAACTTCACTTTATTCAATTTGCAAGTGGTGGTATTTTAGGTCCTCACGATTCTTACCTTGTTTTAAGAGGAATCAAAACACTAGCATTGAGAATGCAAAGACATTCTGACAATGGTCTTGCAGTAGCAAAATATCTTGAAACTCATCCGGCAGTGGATAAAGTAATTTATCCAGGATTAGAATCTCACCCTCAATATGAGCTGGCAAAATCTCAAATGAAGGAATCTGGAGGAATGGTTTCATTCACTTTCAAATCCGGTAAAAAAGAAGATGCCATCAAGTTTCTTGAAAAAGTAAAAGTATTTACATTAGCTGAATCTTTAGGAGGTGTGGAATCTTTAGCAAACCATCCTGCTTTAATGACTCACGCTTCTATCCCGGCAGAAAAACGTGCAGAATTGGGAATCACTGATGATCTGGTACGTTTAAGCGTTGGTATTGAAGATGCGGATGATCTTATTGCAGATTTGGAAAGAGCATTTTCTTAA
- the pafA gene encoding alkaline phosphatase PafA — MLRNISIAAATFLSVVTINAQKNKNSQLERPKLVVGLVVDQMRWDYLYRFYNKYGNDGFKRLLNTGYSLNNVHIPYVPTITALGHTCIYTGSVPAIHGIAGNDWTDKDTGKGVYCTADDSVQPVGTTNTKTGSHSPKNLWSTTVTDELRLATNFQGKVVGVSLKDRASILPAGHTPNGAFWFDDSTGNFITSTWYMNDLPQWVKSFNSQNLPEKLVANGWNTLLPINQYTESAPDNSPWEGLLGSAKTPTFPYNDLAKDYQTKKDNIRYTPFGNTLTLKLAEASVEGEKLGGDNITDFLAINLASTDYAGHKFGPNSIEVEDVYIRLDQDLAQFFNYLDSKVGKGQYTVFLSADHGGAHSVGFLKEHKIPTGFFGEGAEKNLNQKLKDKFGADKLINAIDNYQIYFDRKVLADSKLELDDVRNFAIKELEKDPTVLYAVSVDRVSESSIPEPIKQRIINGINRQRSGDIQLISHDSMLPPYSKTGTTHSVWNSYDSHIPLIFMGWGVKQGESNKAYHMTDIAPTVSSLLKIQFPSGNVGNPITEVIGQ, encoded by the coding sequence ATGCTTAGGAACATTTCAATTGCGGCAGCTACTTTTTTGTCCGTAGTTACAATCAATGCACAGAAGAACAAAAATTCTCAATTGGAAAGACCCAAATTAGTAGTAGGTCTTGTAGTAGACCAGATGCGTTGGGATTATTTATACCGTTTTTACAACAAATATGGAAATGACGGTTTCAAAAGACTTTTGAATACCGGTTATTCTTTAAATAACGTACACATTCCTTATGTACCTACCATTACTGCTTTAGGACATACTTGTATTTATACAGGATCTGTACCTGCGATTCACGGAATTGCCGGAAATGACTGGACAGATAAAGATACAGGTAAAGGTGTATATTGTACTGCCGATGACAGCGTTCAGCCAGTGGGGACAACCAATACCAAAACAGGAAGCCATTCACCTAAAAATCTTTGGTCAACTACAGTAACGGATGAGCTGAGGCTGGCAACAAATTTCCAAGGGAAAGTAGTCGGAGTTTCTTTAAAAGACAGAGCTTCTATTCTTCCTGCAGGTCATACACCAAACGGAGCTTTCTGGTTTGATGACAGTACAGGAAACTTTATTACCAGCACATGGTATATGAATGATCTTCCTCAGTGGGTAAAATCATTCAATTCTCAGAATTTACCGGAGAAATTGGTAGCTAATGGGTGGAATACTTTGCTCCCGATCAATCAATATACAGAAAGTGCACCAGACAATTCTCCTTGGGAAGGATTATTAGGTAGTGCAAAAACACCTACATTCCCTTACAATGATCTTGCAAAAGATTATCAAACCAAAAAAGATAACATTCGTTATACTCCTTTCGGAAATACGTTGACATTAAAGTTAGCAGAAGCTTCTGTAGAGGGAGAAAAACTGGGAGGTGATAATATTACAGACTTTTTAGCCATCAATTTGGCTTCTACGGACTATGCCGGGCATAAATTTGGGCCAAACTCAATTGAAGTGGAAGATGTTTATATCAGATTAGATCAGGATTTAGCACAATTCTTCAATTATTTGGATTCAAAGGTTGGAAAAGGACAGTACACGGTGTTCCTTTCTGCTGACCATGGTGGAGCACACTCTGTAGGTTTTTTAAAAGAACATAAAATTCCTACGGGATTCTTTGGAGAAGGTGCTGAAAAGAACCTCAACCAAAAGCTGAAAGATAAATTCGGAGCTGATAAATTGATCAACGCTATTGATAATTATCAGATTTATTTCGATAGAAAAGTATTGGCAGACAGCAAACTTGAATTGGATGATGTAAGAAACTTCGCTATTAAAGAACTGGAAAAAGATCCTACTGTTTTATATGCAGTTTCTGTAGACAGAGTGTCTGAATCAAGCATTCCTGAGCCCATCAAGCAAAGAATTATCAATGGAATCAACAGACAAAGAAGTGGGGATATTCAATTGATCTCTCACGACTCTATGCTTCCGCCATATTCTAAAACAGGAACTACTCATAGTGTATGGAACTCTTATGATTCACACATTCCGTTAATCTTTATGGGTTGGGGAGTGAAACAAGGTGAAAGCAATAAGGCTTATCACATGACGGATATTGCCCCTACAGTTTCTTCATTACTGAAAATTCAGTTCCCAAGTGGAAATGTTGGAAATCCAATTACAGAAGTTATAGGTCAATAA
- a CDS encoding VOC family protein — protein MIKFKYVILYVENVESAMNFYQNIFDAKIKFITPEKDYGELITGETTLSFASVDLASSNIKKGFLLSKTEVKPFGIELGFVTDDVETLVEKAVKNGAILYQDIAVKPWGQKTAYIKDPNNYLVEICTEIQ, from the coding sequence ATGATTAAGTTTAAATATGTCATTTTGTATGTAGAAAATGTAGAATCAGCAATGAATTTCTACCAAAATATTTTCGATGCAAAAATAAAATTCATTACTCCTGAAAAAGATTATGGAGAACTGATTACTGGAGAAACGACTCTTTCTTTTGCTTCTGTTGATTTGGCCAGCTCCAATATTAAAAAGGGATTCCTCCTTTCCAAAACAGAAGTTAAACCTTTTGGGATTGAATTGGGGTTTGTAACTGACGATGTAGAAACCTTAGTGGAAAAAGCTGTAAAAAACGGCGCCATTCTGTATCAAGATATTGCTGTAAAACCTTGGGGACAAAAGACTGCTTACATTAAAGATCCCAACAATTACCTTGTAGAAATCTGTACTGAAATTCAATAA
- a CDS encoding GNAT family N-acetyltransferase, with amino-acid sequence MEIKKLQKLTSNPGLEWGHNGYSTDIIYSVSSIEFSGTFELTLREKKLSYTKVWETNSDDIEELNTIIEKDSSFGAFADGELQGWIICEHRTWNNSFYIENILVNEKYRRQGLGILLIKSAIKEARNLNCRVIELETQNTNYPAIQFYRRMGFNITGVNTRLYNNSEEIALFMTLDIE; translated from the coding sequence GTGGAAATTAAAAAACTACAAAAGCTGACTTCCAATCCTGGTTTAGAATGGGGACATAATGGATATTCAACAGATATCATCTACTCTGTTTCTTCAATAGAATTCAGTGGCACCTTTGAATTGACTCTGAGAGAAAAAAAATTATCCTACACTAAAGTATGGGAAACCAATTCTGATGATATCGAAGAACTCAATACGATCATTGAAAAAGATTCATCTTTCGGAGCTTTTGCAGATGGTGAACTTCAGGGCTGGATCATCTGTGAACACAGAACCTGGAACAATAGTTTCTACATCGAGAACATTCTTGTGAATGAAAAATACAGAAGACAGGGATTGGGAATCCTGCTGATTAAAAGCGCAATCAAAGAGGCCAGAAACCTTAACTGCCGGGTTATTGAACTGGAAACACAGAACACAAACTATCCAGCCATACAATTTTATAGAAGAATGGGGTTTAATATCACCGGAGTGAATACAAGATTGTATAATAACTCCGAAGAAATTGCTCTTTTTATGACGTTGGACATAGAATAG
- a CDS encoding CCA tRNA nucleotidyltransferase — MKINLTQNKNLKLFKIISEAAERNNQSVYIVGGYVRDLLMKRKASTDIDFVTEQSGIELAQNVAQDIDPKLKVSVFKTYGTAMIKYKDLELEFVGARKESYTENSRKPEVEGGTLEDDQKRRDFTINAMAISLNKDNFGELIDPFNGIEDLEKEILRTPLEPAQTYSDDPLRMMRAVRFASTLGFTIEENSLEAIKQEAERIKIVSMERIMVEFNKIMLSEKPSVGLKLMEQTGLLKLIIPELIELKGVEEVEGQTHKDNFYHTLEVVDNISVNTDNLWLRWAALLHDIGKAPTKKFVEGTGWTFHGHEFLGSKMVKALFQRLKLPLGSDMKYVQKMVKLSSRPIALITDDASDSALRRLLFDAGEDLEELFTLCKADITTKNSKKQEKFKKNFEYVAVKIKEVEEKDQVRNFQPPITGEEIMEMFNLQPGREIGILKEKVKEAILEGEIANEKEEATKFVIAEAEKLGLKMN; from the coding sequence ATGAAAATTAATCTTACTCAAAATAAGAATTTAAAACTTTTTAAAATAATTTCTGAGGCTGCAGAAAGGAATAACCAGTCTGTATATATTGTTGGTGGATATGTTCGTGATCTTCTGATGAAGAGAAAAGCATCTACTGATATAGACTTTGTGACGGAACAAAGTGGTATAGAACTGGCACAGAATGTCGCTCAGGATATCGATCCTAAATTAAAGGTTTCCGTATTCAAAACCTATGGAACCGCTATGATCAAATATAAAGATCTTGAGCTGGAATTTGTAGGTGCCCGAAAGGAAAGTTATACGGAGAACAGCCGAAAACCGGAAGTAGAAGGTGGAACTTTGGAAGACGATCAGAAAAGAAGAGATTTCACCATCAATGCAATGGCTATTTCTTTGAATAAAGATAATTTCGGGGAACTTATAGATCCGTTCAATGGAATTGAAGATCTGGAAAAAGAGATTTTAAGAACTCCTTTGGAACCCGCTCAAACGTATTCTGATGATCCTTTGAGAATGATGAGAGCAGTTCGTTTTGCTTCAACTTTAGGCTTCACAATTGAAGAAAATTCTTTAGAAGCCATCAAGCAGGAAGCGGAAAGAATTAAGATTGTTTCTATGGAAAGAATCATGGTGGAATTCAATAAAATCATGTTATCTGAAAAACCTTCTGTAGGATTAAAATTAATGGAGCAAACAGGACTTTTAAAGCTTATTATTCCTGAATTAATTGAACTGAAAGGAGTTGAAGAAGTTGAAGGACAGACTCACAAAGATAACTTCTATCACACTCTTGAAGTAGTGGATAATATTTCTGTGAATACTGATAACCTTTGGCTGCGTTGGGCTGCATTACTTCACGATATAGGAAAAGCACCTACGAAAAAATTTGTTGAAGGTACAGGATGGACATTTCACGGGCATGAATTCTTAGGCTCCAAAATGGTAAAAGCTCTTTTCCAAAGATTAAAACTGCCATTAGGAAGCGATATGAAATATGTTCAGAAGATGGTTAAGCTTTCTTCCAGACCTATCGCCTTGATTACGGACGATGCTTCAGATTCTGCATTAAGAAGGCTTTTATTTGATGCCGGAGAAGACCTTGAAGAACTGTTTACTCTTTGTAAAGCAGACATCACGACCAAAAATTCTAAAAAGCAGGAAAAGTTCAAAAAGAACTTTGAATATGTAGCAGTAAAGATCAAAGAAGTAGAGGAAAAAGATCAGGTAAGAAACTTTCAGCCTCCTATTACCGGAGAAGAGATCATGGAAATGTTTAACCTTCAGCCGGGCCGTGAAATCGGTATTTTAAAGGAAAAAGTTAAAGAAGCAATCCTTGAAGGTGAAATTGCTAATGAAAAGGAAGAAGCAACAAAATTTGTGATTGCCGAAGCTGAAAAGCTGGGATTAAAAATGAATTAA
- the gldC gene encoding gliding motility protein GldC: protein MRKTQITIDVELDENHIPENITWNAQDGGVEKEETKATMISVWDDKAMEALRIDLWTKEMPVDQMKMFIHQILVSLGSTYQRATGEEDVAQWMEEIAEEFAVKSAIK from the coding sequence ATGAGAAAAACTCAGATTACGATAGATGTAGAGCTTGATGAAAACCACATCCCTGAAAATATTACATGGAATGCCCAGGACGGAGGTGTTGAAAAGGAGGAAACAAAAGCTACCATGATCTCTGTATGGGACGATAAAGCAATGGAAGCGCTAAGAATTGATCTTTGGACAAAAGAAATGCCTGTAGATCAAATGAAGATGTTTATCCACCAGATTTTAGTTTCTTTAGGAAGTACTTATCAGAGAGCAACTGGTGAAGAGGATGTAGCACAGTGGATGGAAGAAATTGCAGAAGAGTTTGCAGTGAAATCTGCTATAAAGTAA